In the genome of Flavobacteriaceae bacterium YJPT1-3, the window CGCCCATTTGGGTGCAAGCCAGTAAAGCCGGAATGGTGACCGCCAGTTATTTCTTTGTAGGTACCGAAGCGCCGGTCCAAGGCATACAGCCCACCTATTGGTATCCCTACGACGGTAAGGTCTCCAAACAAGAACGCATTGATCAAACCCTGGACTGGCTTCGTTTACCCCCAGAGACCCGACCCCATTTGATCACCCTCTATTTTTCGGATATGGACACTACCGGCCATCGCTACGGTCCCCAGGCAGATATACAATTAGAAGCCACTTTAAATGAGTTGGATGACGCTTTAGGAGCGCTTTTTCAAGGATTAGACGCGTTGGAACTCCCGATAGATGTTGTCATTGTCTCCGATCACGGGATGGCCGCCATTAGTCCTGAGCAACTGCTACCTATCGAACCGTGGTTAAATGAAGAGCAGTATCGCCTGATCGACAACGGAAGTATGCTCAGCATCCATCCGCTCCATCAGGAGGATACCGAAGAAATCTTTCAAACACTGCAATCAAAATCCGATCACTTCACGGTGTACAAAACGCAAGAGGTTCCCTATTTTGAGGAAAAGCCTACGAACCCTGACTGGGGCGCCATTCAGTTGGTACCGGACGCTGGCTTTTACTTTATGCATGAAAACGGAATCGCGATGCGCAAGAATTCCGGCCAGGACTTTTTTGGATTTCACGGATTTCCACCCACGCAAAAAGACATGCATGGTATTTTTTATGCCAAGGGCCCTCTGCTCGCCACTGATCTGACCCTGCCTTCCTTCAAGAATATTCATATCTATCCACTCCTTTGTAAACTTTTAGGTCTGGATATCCCGGCAAACATTGACGGGTCGATCACCCCGCTAGCCAAAGGGTTAAAACACCCTAATTGATTAAGCTACAGAAGATTATTTCCATTAAAGACCTGATTTAGGTATATTGAACTGCGTTTATCTAAAATCGCATAGTGTTCGACCCTCTATCTGCTATCGCATTTCCTGCTCCTGTGGTGATTTAATCAATAAGAAAAACAACCATCATGAACAGAAAAGAATTTCTCAAAACCTCGGGGATTGGATTGGGCTTTGCCCTGGTTCCCGGTATCGTGCTCGGAAAAACAACCTCCACTACTTCATCCGGAAAACCCAAGATTATCAAGGATGGTCAGGGGGAGGTGCTCAATGTCATTGGGGACCTACAAACCCATAAATTAGTCGGAACAGAAACCGAGGGCCAGATCACCGAATGGGTGGACGATGTAGAACCCGGAACGGGCATTCCCCCTCATGTGCACACCCAGGAAGATGAGATCTTTCGGGTAGTAAAAGGCGAAGTAGAAATTAGGGTTGGTGACAGTACAACGGTCCTGAAAGCGGGTGATGTGGCCTTTGCGCCCAAAAACATTCCTCATGCCTGGAAGGTAGTCGGTACCGAAAAGGCCAGGATGATCACCTCGGCCTTCCCTTCAGGTATAGAAGATATGTTCCAGGAATTGGCTGTGCTGCCTGCAGGTCCCCCGGATCTGGTTAAAGTGAGCGATATTTGTAGAAAATACGGAATTCGCTTTATCTGATGCGAATGACGCGCTAACATCTACCGGGGTGAAAGTCCATGAGACCGCTTACGTAACCTGTGCATTTCGGGCACTTCACGAAGAGCTGAGTGGAGATCACTTTGCACACCTCTGGGTTTCCCCTGAAATCACCGCCTGGATGCAGGATTATCTGCATAAAGTATCGGCAGAATAGGCGCGTGCCCATAGCCTTCGCAATCGGTTTTTTTTAGATACCCTGAATAGTCTGGTCAAGGAAGGAACCATCACCTGGCTCATCAACTTTGGATGTGGTTTCAATATGTATCCATTCTTGTTGCCCGATACTTTAAATTATTTGGAAATTGACAAACCGGAGGTAGTAGACCTCAAACAAACCAAGATCAAAGCCTGGCAGCAACAAGGCAGCCTTTCGGAACGCAAGATCACTTTTGTGGGCGTCGACTTTACACAGGATTATCAAAGCGCACTGGAGCGAACTATTACCAATTTAAAAAAAGA includes:
- a CDS encoding ectonucleotide pyrophosphatase/phosphodiesterase, translating into MNLRFPSASILLILSFWVFISCASKQEMAPRASSNIQPSGAVQTNSVWAQQQPYVLLISLDGFRHDYLERFQPQHLSAFAKAGVRAASLIPVYPSKTFPNHYSIATGMYPDHHGLLGNVYYNTRLQKEYNTRNRETVEDGRFYGGTPIWVQASKAGMVTASYFFVGTEAPVQGIQPTYWYPYDGKVSKQERIDQTLDWLRLPPETRPHLITLYFSDMDTTGHRYGPQADIQLEATLNELDDALGALFQGLDALELPIDVVIVSDHGMAAISPEQLLPIEPWLNEEQYRLIDNGSMLSIHPLHQEDTEEIFQTLQSKSDHFTVYKTQEVPYFEEKPTNPDWGAIQLVPDAGFYFMHENGIAMRKNSGQDFFGFHGFPPTQKDMHGIFYAKGPLLATDLTLPSFKNIHIYPLLCKLLGLDIPANIDGSITPLAKGLKHPN
- a CDS encoding cupin domain-containing protein yields the protein MNRKEFLKTSGIGLGFALVPGIVLGKTTSTTSSGKPKIIKDGQGEVLNVIGDLQTHKLVGTETEGQITEWVDDVEPGTGIPPHVHTQEDEIFRVVKGEVEIRVGDSTTVLKAGDVAFAPKNIPHAWKVVGTEKARMITSAFPSGIEDMFQELAVLPAGPPDLVKVSDICRKYGIRFI